Within Candidatus Cloacimonadaceae bacterium, the genomic segment TATTGCCCGTTTGCTCCATAAGGAAATGGAGAGCCTTACCCCCTCTGAAAAGCATGTTCTGCAGCATTTGCACGAAAATGAAGCCATCAGCCAAAACACCCATGCTGTATTTACCGAAAAGCTCACTTTCGGACAACGAACTGCCGATAAAGTAGCGGCTTTTGGAGGAAGCTGGACTTTCATCGGTATATTCGGAGCCATAATAGCTCTCTGGATCGGGCTTAACGTGTATTTATTATTTATTCACAAGCGCCCCTTCGATCCTTTCCCATACATTCTGCTCAATCTCTTTCTGTCAATGCTGGCAGCTATTCAAGCTCCAGTGATTATGATGAGTCAGAACCGACAGGCTGCCCATGATAGATTGGATGCCAGATATGATTATGAAGTAAACCTGAAAGCAGAAATCGAGATAGTTGCCCTACACCAGAAAATTGATGAATTGCGTGTGCAGCAATGGGA encodes:
- a CDS encoding DUF1003 domain-containing protein, whose product is METYKEIIARLLHKEMESLTPSEKHVLQHLHENEAISQNTHAVFTEKLTFGQRTADKVAAFGGSWTFIGIFGAIIALWIGLNVYLLFIHKRPFDPFPYILLNLFLSMLAAIQAPVIMMSQNRQAAHDRLDARYDYEVNLKAEIEIVALHQKIDELRVQQWEALLKLQAEQITRLQKIEVALETENRSTNL